A stretch of Hydractinia symbiolongicarpus strain clone_291-10 chromosome 9, HSymV2.1, whole genome shotgun sequence DNA encodes these proteins:
- the LOC130657427 gene encoding uncharacterized protein LOC130657427, which translates to MKGITFFEILVVFGFYLYYAHAQLRPGAAHVCSRTVSYNTYIAKTFTRIGYDNYRTCCKRVLRACVDRCTRYRSKIVSYTNSVLQIRYKPQYYCCPKWARSGDACTIPICNPGCKNGRCTNPDTCSCNAGFHGKLCEHDINECAKKPCSQICNNLPGTYACVCKVGFVKPSSSATDGRCNDVDECKTTPCKCAPNTRGCLATCSNTIGSFGCSCNAGFQLTFDQKTCIDIDECSSSSLNTCQHKCHNTPGAYTCSCNTGYLLNADSKTCRDVNECSTLNGGCNQICINQPGSFLCQCERGYRLSSNQKTCVDINECTEQKPCDNQHGTCTNTPGKYTCGCQIGYILGTDKKTCSDINECASNTTNGCAHNCHNTDGSYTCSCKIGYRLNSNQRTCDDINECTEKTHTCAHNCHNNVGSYTCSCRPGYKLASDGRTCIALPCETITKPLHGQMSCTGYVTDEHCTFSCDSGFYLTGSASRMCQHTATWSGTPSICNRKPCPNLAPPTHGSLLIPCIQLFGSSCVAKCGKGFYLVGSKFSECVMKDEKTAWLPNNATCNASMPCYPNPCQHGGTCSEQSENSFTCDCSGTNYVGKTCNTGIVIIPSIPQLIVGRQSDELTILAKPDEALEIRPVEESNTLVFEPAKFIVYPSDGEATFKVNATKAGVFKVKYNLVGKNAPNFNTPEESTVYAYKKSTTMEKAVDISTDFYRDGCEEKKLLQCNRKLTLISTCAWGKSSYGFISAKANGVHVPVSTIGVSETDMDRYDRSNVLYPLSHTKDYLENRKLPGTCPNDEKCPNDRRNSESVNYIVNNNIFQRSYYSEANKLLPSWLRVAVNMKEGYFAAENFQSALAKGNVAKNIKECKNLPINDNDEYSVYLPKTITIISFLSSQKSSTNADSALCILINLCSKDVNIALPRGQTASFNADFASVGLKNLKLVVRGLGHQSRTSQKCVLIDSKRQCVNVDLYLDASTNLATAGASLNMNGKFWVKATDNALTEKLETRREFIFEGSAGVKLDFKMFGRRLQLQGDDERATSYIRVGESASCPACDDKGLQLSMKVASSAFRYESNRLMFEPESDTKIYMPYDIAGGKISSVKNENEIKLRMRLYQNLIPPQFVELKKIIISTGHTHDDGIITKYCDKVSASLTAVQATTSGNQTSYIQLKTELDQLKESIYDCSAQLKSLRNRFQDNNQVNSLIRILQLQLKQVDLLTVEPNQQAVTKKDQGKVVSFNGKICLHRLCFDHADVAIYDLDESLLTDTECSSACRTTYKQHIVKDAVVVTAKVQRDIQVASRITLRKNDGIRLIVNKNTDSIHGSFNASVKFFGVNYRTTFMIKDDDIMFEKDSVVMASGLAFTVKGRSSILTASWKSIVYNIRGVSYSFAKKLKSIAQEVFEETANTTSHRLKGAMENVKKSYSNLLTGQMSLAEAEEKVKISSEKLRLSEAAYKTSMNLLNTKQTEFDSYLKTLDPLFIKKNVETVCKLESCKETCVSMPICQTCQDPVIVDVNTLKCEQKKENIKTSTVHQVDTKCDLTKYAFIPYYTGSCSPDPRMQKIAEKELEKSLVQTGTAVGTLLGSVVPGLGNLIGGAIGGLIGYVGSLFNSCDESYEVQTKKWIVQEPCTLLQTKVTTVTRPFSVCFDVKKRVQTNFDAPRTCKCKVNNCIAKAKEITCLVKNQNCQKNRQLFLKASDKIPKKFTTLYTEISENQDQVATFLTELQTLKNTNDHNKRELERIKNDLRVQKQDSIFANKSYTDAVGLLKMETCIMNHHMSNNNASSLLNIKNVQFNINLPLVNNIRLNIDTKHKNTNTIVPFVYDLEADHQDMLKFAAQKVVETTLCRSSRRRRSVESVENDLAFKSWVTDGGNSTATAAQLSCATLKKIMDFLRDSLNKLDNLTHSAMRLQHQIKASKKKLFPTLVVTFSADTNTNDTSGSLVKANRELLSSASKELSDIGKQVIVKNVLKLWKEEVEVFTGLNNITVCLGYEDCVNEAITTLINLPAIYKVSKARYVQEVMEVRNKFNSLLSHSTSLESIGRVIHSLRTSLTATEHLSLHCVSAPSVSLLTPSNITLEKGGVATLRCAATSQLPVKYYWMHHETLLDEEHTSTLTVTASSKSDGVYKCIAKSLVGNSTANETVLTVFQPPKFIEEPKDITHVFPVSDTAGLALTCNVSSHPKSTIEWYHSSLTSEASKLLVNETSTILTLDNSTKNNSGSYFCKASNKYGTIRSRLARVDVLPSTLTQSRFQINFDVIEANITDSSFTNLTRAIKTQTSGFPSEFKVSTLQRESTTKVEISITVSPSIHGKKNVKDMLKLSSGARQAIANAAAVFVSSLIKSGSTLSTDNGRMVRVDNDTLSYDFKLDICQKGSSLHSNGFLCVACPLGSAGANCSSCPANTFADKVGQATCTPCKDGEITEQVGSRSQSKCIEKRLRQTDIVFLLDKSRSFLTNNAYEYEIKKFIPAFMKAYNDVNNTRFALITIDTYADEYVSLNEYQNPTQISRLLKFVNIGTYHKHLSLGLMSVKNMFEKESGEKRKKIVVVLTNGMSRRSRWGDGFEQSRKASFALQSINVHVIAVGVGRRIDFAEIQAIASYPKKINAILPKNLKMGVNLALKQVDAFLLGSCFKPSLDIGVLIKLNKYRKYDEYNKDEQKLLSLLKRVYTSFTSTPYYFLPRQVSYHDEGFEKMTRLTFEQHVIASHRHHKYDRTDVYKRIEDAELFDLTEDYRSLSKIKSLLLITENPLDGLQLKRLQNLSQDDLSLVNLVFNQPIIDQDGDALTGTAANENLIIGYKQVETFLMKMEDKLNRQYCI; encoded by the exons ATGAAGGGGataactttttttgaaattttggtggtttttggtttttatttatattatgcGCATGCTCAGTTGCGTCCAGGAGC tgCGCATGTCTGCAGTCGGACTGTTTCCTATAACACATACATAGCGAAGACATTTACACGAATCGGTTATGATAATTATCGCACATGTTGTAAACGTGTGTTACGCGCATGCGTGGACCGCTGCACAAGATACAG ATCTAAAATTGTGTCATACACAAACTCTGTTCTCCAAATCAGATATAAGCCGCAGTACTACTGCTGTCCGAAATGGGCGAGATCAGGAGACGCTTGTACAAttc CTATATGCAACCCTGGATGTAAAAATGGAAGATGTACCAATCCTGATACCTGTTCGTGCAATGCTGGATTTCATGGCAAGTTATGCGAGCACG ACATCAATGAATGCGCTAAGAAGCCTTGctcgcaaatatgtaacaatcTACCTGGAACCTACGCTTGTGTGTGCAAAGTTGGATTCGTTAAACCAAGTTCGTCCGCAACAGATGGTCGTTGCaacg atgTTGATGAATGTAAAACCACTCCATGCAAATGTGCTCCAAACACAAGAGGTTGCTTAGCAACATGCTCAAACACAATTGGTAGTTTCGGATGTTCATGCAACGCTGGTTTTCAGCTAACCTTTGACCAAAAAACTTGTATAG ATATTGATGAGTGCAGTTCGTCATCGTTGAACACGTGTCAGCATAAATGTCATAACACACCAGGTGCTTACACCTGTTCATGCAACACTGGATATTTGTTAAACGCAGATAGCAAAACATGTCGAG ACGTGAATGAATGTAGTACATTAAATGGAGGTTGTAATCAAATTTGTATCAATCAACCTGGAAGTTTTCTTTGTCAGTGTGAACGTGGATATAGGTTAAGTAGCAATCAAAAAACTTGTGTAG ATATCAACGAGTGTACGGAACAAAAACCTTGTGATAACCAGCATGGAACTTGTACAAACACACCAGGAAAGTATACATGTGGCTGTCAAATTGGATATATACTAGGAACTGATAAGAAAACATGTTCTG ATATTAACGAATGCGCAAGCAACACGACGAACGGATGTGCTCACAATTGTCACAACACTGACGGAAGTTATACGTGCAGCTGTAAGATCGGCTACCGGTTAAATAGTAACCAAAGAACATGCGATGACATAAATGAATGTACAGAAAAGACGCATACATGTGCACACAATTGTCATAACAATGTAGGATCATATACATGCAGCTGTCGTCCAGGCTATAAATTAGCATCAGACGGAAGAACTTGTATAG CTTTGCCTTGTGAGACCATAACAAAGCCTCTTCATGGTCAAATGTCGTGCACCGGCTATGTTACGGATGAGCACTGTACATTCTCATGTGATAGTGGCTTCTATTTGACTGGGTCAGCCTCAAGAATGTGTCAACACACAGCCACGTGGTCAGGAACACCTTCTATATGCAATC GAAAACCATGCCCGAATCTTGCTCCGCCAACTCACGGTTCGCTTCTTATCCCATGTATTCAATTATTTGGTTCATCCTGCGTGGCCAAATGTGGTAAAGGGTTTTACTTAGTTGGAAGTAAATTTTCTGAATGTGTAATGAAAGATGAGAAAACAGCATGGCTGCCAAACAATGCAACGTGTAATG CATCCATGCCATGTTATCCCAACCCGTGCCAACATGGTGGAACATGTAGCGAACAGTCAGAAAACTCATTCACATGTGATTGTTCCGGTACAAATTACGTTGGAAAAACATGCAACACTGGAATCGTCATAATTCCAAGCATCCCACAACTCATTGTTGGGCGACAATCTGACGAGTTAACAATCCTTGCGAAACCTGACGAAGCTCTCGAAATAAGACCTGTGGAGGAGAGCAATACATTAGTGTTTGAGCCTGCAAAGTTTATTGTCTACCCTTCAGATGGTGAAGCTACATTTAAAGTTAATGCAACCAAGGCTGGTGTATTTAAAGTTAAGTATAATCTCGTTGGCAAAAATGCTCCGAATTTTAACACACCAGAAGAGAGTACTGTATATGCATACAAAAAGTCAACCACGATGGAGAAAGCAGTTGATATTTCTACTGATTTTTACCGTGATGGTTGTGAGGAGAAAAAATTACTGCAATGCAACAGAAAGCTAACTTTGATATCGACTTGTGCGTGGGGGAAGAGTTCGTATGGATTTATAAGCGCTAAAGCTAATGGAGTCCATGTGCCTGTATCAACAATAGGAGTAAGTGAGACAGACATGGACAGATATGATCGGAGCAATGTATTGTATCCCCTTTCACACACGAAAGATTATTTGGAAAACAGAAAACTCCCCGGAACGTGCCCGAATGATGAAAAGTGCCCAAATGACAGAAGGAACTCAGAAAGTGTTAATTACATCGTCAATAATAATATCTTTCAAAGATCATATTATAGCGAAGCAAACAAACTACTTCCATCATGGCTCCGTGTAGCAGTAAACATGAAAGAAGGGTATTTTGCAGCTGAGAACTTTCAATCAGCCTTAGCAAAAGGAAACGTTgcaaaaaatatcaaagaatGCAAAAATTTACCGATCAACGACAACGATGAATATTCTGTCTACCTACCAAAAACTATCACAATAATATCATTCTTGTCTTCTCAAAAGTCAAGTACAAATGCTGACTCAGCATTGTGTATATTAATCAACCTATGCAGCAAAGACGTCAATATTGCATTACCAAGAGGTCAAACTGCGAGTTTCAATGCAGATTTTGCTAGTGTTGGATTAAAGAATTTAAAGTTGGTTGTACGCGGCTTGGGTCATCAAAGTCGAACATCACAAAAGTGCGTTCTGATAGACAGCAAAAGACAATGTGTGAACGTGGATTTGTACCTCGATGCTTCAACAAACCTTGCGACAGCAGGAGCATCCCTCAACATGAATGGGAAATTTTGGGTAAAAGCAACAGATAAC GCGTTGACTGAAAAGCTGGAAACAAGGAGAGAGTTTATCTTCGAGGGAAGCGCGGGTGTCAAGTTGGATTTTAAGATGTTTGGTCGACGTTTGCAGCTTCAGGGTGACGATGAAAGAGCAACCAGCTATATTAGAGTCGGCG AGAGTGCGTCATGCCCCGCGTGCGACGACAAGGGACTGCAGCTCTCAATGAAAGTTGCATCTTCAGCATTTAGATATGAATCGAATAGATTAATGTTTGAACCAGAGTCCGACACAAAAATATACATGCCGTACGATATTGCTGGCGGCAAAATATCGTCggtgaaaaatgaaaacgaaaTCAAATTAAGAATGCGGCTTTATCAAAACCTTATTCCACCGCAATTTGTAGAGcttaagaaaattattattagTACAGGTCACACTCACGATGATGGAATCATAACCAAATATTGCGACAAGGTTTCAGCAAGTTTGACTGCGGTTCAAGCGACAACCAGCGGTAACCAGACGTCCTATATTCAACTTAAAACTGAACTGGACCAACTGAAAGAGAGTATTTACGATTGTTCAGCGCAATTAAAATCACTTCGAAATCGTTTCCAAGACAACAACCAAGTGAACTCGCTTATTAGAATACTTCAGTTACAATTGAAGCAAGTTGACTTGCTGACAGTTGAACCCAATCAGCAAGCAGTGACGAAGAAAGATCAAGGAAAAGTGGTTTCCTTTAATGGAAAAATCTGTCTACATCGTTTATGCTTTGATCATGCTGACGTTGCAATTTATGATCTCGATGAATCACTGTTAACAGACACAGAATGTTCCAGCGCTTGCCGGACCACGTATAAACAACATATTGTCAAAGACGCTGTTGTCGTAACGGCGAAAGTGCAGAGAGATATTCAAGTGGCGTCGAGAATAACGCTACGCAAAAATGACGGAATACGACTCATAGTAAACAAAAACACTGATTCGATCCATGGTTCATTCAACGCATCGGTAAAATTCTTCGgtgtaaattacagaacaacatTTATGATCAAGGATGATGATATCATGTTTGAGAAAGATAGTGTTGTAATGGCGTCTGGGTTGGCTTTTACGGTGAAAGGTCGAAGCAGTATATTGACTGCAAGTTGGAAGTCTATAGTGTATAATATTCGAGGGGTAAGTTATAGTTTCGCAAAGAAGCTGAAATCAATTGCGCAAGAGGTATTCGAAGAGACAGCCAACACAACAAGTCACAGGTTAAAGGGAGCAAtggaaaatgtcaaaaaatcttaCAGCAATCTGTTAACTGGTCAAATGAGTTTGGCCGAAGCCGAAGAGAAAGTGAAAATATCATCTGAAAAACTAAGATTATCAGAAGCTGCTTATAAGACTTCCATGAACTTGCTAAACACAAAACAAACAGAATTCGATTCGTATTTAAAAACCTTGGACCCGTtatttatcaagaaaaatgtggaAACTGTTTGCAAGCTGGAATCGTGCAAAGAAACCTGTGTGTCAATGCCTATATGTCAGACATGTCAAGATCCGGTCATTGTTGATGTAAACACGTTGAAATGTGAACAAAAGAAGGAGAATATCAAAACGAGCACTGTACACCAAGTTGACACCAAATGCGATCTCACCAAGTACGCATTCATACCTTATTACACCGGATCGTGCAGTCCCGATCCGCGCATGCAAAAAATAGCAGAGAAAGAACTAGAGAAATCTCTCGTGCAGACTGGCACAGCTGTTGGTACTTTACTTGGATCTGTTGTGCCAGGCTTGGGAAACCTTATAGGTGGGGCTATTGGTGGATTGATAGGGTACGTAGGAAGTTTATTCAATTCGTGTGATGAGAGTTATGAAGTACAAACTAAAAAGTGGATTGTACAAGAACCTTGTACGTTACTGCAAACAAAGGTGACTACAGTGACTCGACCATTCTCCGTGTGTTTTGATGTAAAGAAGCGTGTTCAAACTAATTTTGATGCTCCGCGCACGTGCAAATGCAAAGTTAATAACTGCATCGCAAAAGCTAAAGAGATTACTTGTTTAGTGAAGAACCAGAATTGTCAAAAAAATCGTCAGTTGTTTTTGAAAGCTTCCGATAAAATTCCAAAGAAATTTACTACTCTTTATACAGAGATCTCAGAAAATCAAGACCAAGTAGCGACATTTTTAACAGAACTTCAAACTCTGAAGAATACAAACGATCACAATAAAAGAGAACTGGAACGAATCAAGAATGACCTTAGGGTGCAGAAACAAGATTCGATATTTGCTAACAAAAGTTATACTGACGCTGTTGGGCTTTTAAAAATGGAGACGTGCATTATGAATCATCATATGTCCAATAACAATGCATCCAGTCTCTTGAATATTAAAAATGTGCAGTTTAACATCAACCTACCCTTGGTAAACAATATTCGCTTGAACATTGACACCAAACATAAAAATACTAATACTATTGTACCATTTGTTTACGATTTGGAAGCTGACCATCAAGATATGTTGAAATTTGCTGCTCAAAAGGTTGTCGAAACAACTTTATGCCGGTCATCACGACGTAGAAGATCTGTCGAATCAGTTGAGAATGATTTAGCTTTCAAGTCTTGGGTTACTGATGGTGGTAATAGCACTGCTACAGCAGCTCAACTATCTTGTGCCACACTGAAGAAAATAATGGATTTCTTGAGAGATTCTCTCAACAAGCTTGATAATTTAACACACTCCGCGATGCGACTTCAACATCAAATAAAAgcctccaagaaaaaacttttccCTACATTAGTCGTAACCTTCTCCGCAGATACCAACACCAACGATACATCTGGTTCTTTAGTAAAAGCTAACCGTGAACTTTTATCCTCTGCTTCAAAAGAATTGTCTGACATTGGAAAACAAGTGattgtaaaaaatgtattaaaactTTGGAAAGAAGAAGTAGAGGTTTTCACCGGGCTGAATAACATCACTGTCTGTCTTGGATATGAAGATTGCGTGAACGAGGCAATCACAACGTTGATAAATCTTCCTGCTATATACAAAGTATCAAAAGCTAGGTACGTGCAAGAAGTTATGGAAGTGAGAAATAAATTCAACTCTCTTCTCTCTCACTCAACATCCTTAGAAAGTATCGGCCGAGTCATCCACAGCTTACGTACATCTCTTACAGCTACAGAGCATTTAAGTTTACATTGCGTTTCTGCTCCCTCTGTTTCTCTCTTAACTCCGTCCAATATAACCTTGGAAAAAGGAGGAGTGGCTACCTTACGGTGCGCAGCAACAAGTCAGCTACCTGTCAAGTACTACTGGATGCATCACGAGACATTATTAGACGAAGAACACACCAGTACTCTTACTGTCACAGCATCGTCGAAAAGTGATGGTGTTTACAAATGCATTGCTAAAAGTCTTGTTGGAAATAGTACCGCAAACGAAACAGTACTCACCGTGTTTCAGCCTCCTAAATTTATTGAAGAGCCGAAAGATATAACGCATGTTTTCCCTGTGTCCGACACTGCAGGTCTTGCGCTAACATGCAATGTATCAAGTCACCCAAAGTCGACTATTGAATGGTATCATTCTTCTTTGACCTCCGAAGCATCTAAGCTATTAGTAAACGAGACAAGCACAATACTTACACTCGATAATTCAACCAAAAACAACAGCGGGTCTTATTTCTGTAAGGCTAGCAATAAATACGGTACCATTAGGAGTCGTCTTGCACGTGTTGATGTTTTACCATCAACATTAACTCAATCGAGgtttcaaattaattttgatGTAATCGAGGCTAATATTACCGACTCATCCTTTACAAATTTGACACGAGCCATAAAAACACAAACATCTGGATTTCCGTCAGAGTTTAAAGTGAGTACTCTTCAAAGGGAGTCAACAACAAAAGTGGAGATCAGCATAACAGTTTCACCAAGCATTCATGGCAAGAAAAACGTTAAAGATATGCTAAAATTATCTTCTGGAGCTCGACAAGCCATCGCAAATGCGGCCGCCGTCTTTGTTAGCAGTCTTATAAAAAGCGGATCGACACTATCTACTGACAATGGAAGAATGGTCCGTGTGGATAACGATACTTTGAGTTATGACTTTAAGCTTGATATTTGTCAAAAGGGATCAAGTCTTCATTCAAACGGATTCCTATGTG TGGCATGTCCTCTTGGTAGCGCTGGTGCTAACTGCAGCTCGTGTCCTGCCAATACATTTGCTGACAAAGTCGGACAAGCAACCTGTACACCATGTAAGGATGGAGAAATTACGGAACAAGTTGGATCAAGAAGTCAATCCAAATGTATTGAAAAAA GACTTCGACAGACTGATATTGTGTTCTTGCTCGATAAGTCAAGATCATTTTTAACCAATAATGCATACGAGTACGAGATCAAGAAATTTATACCGGCCTTCATGAAAGCTTATAATGACGTGAACAACACTAGATTTGCCTTGATTACTATTGATACCTACGCGGACGAATATGTCAGCTTGAATGAGTACCAAAACCCAACACAAATTTCCCGACTGTTGAAGTTCGTGAATATTGGAACCTACCATAAACACCTTTCGTTGGGGTTGATGTCTGTTAAAAACATGTTTGAGAAGGAGTCTGGAGAGAAGCGAAAGAAGATTGTTGTTGTTCTCACGAATGGAATGTCGAGAC GTAGTCGATGGGGGGATGGATTTGAACAGAGTCGCAAAGCATCATTTGCGTTGCAAAGCATCAATGTCCATGTGATTGCAGTTGGTGTTGGAAGGAGAATCGATTTTGCTGAAATTCAAGCCATTGCATCGTATCCCAAGAAAATTAACGCTATTTTACCTAAAAACTTAAAGATGGGAGTTAATCTCGCTTTGAAACAGGTTGATGCATTTTTACTTG GATCTTGTTTCAAACCTTCTCTTGACATCGGTGTTCTTATTAAACTCAACAAATATAGAAAATACGACGAGTACAACAAAGACGAACAAAAGCTTCTCTCCCTTCTCAAACGAGTTTATACATCCTTCACAAGCACTCCCTACTACTTCCTACCCCGACAAGTATCATACCACGACGAAGGTTTTGAAAAGATGACAAGATTAACGTTCGAACAGCATGTCATTGCGTCACACCGTCATCATAAATACGACAGAACTGACGTATATAAACGGATCGAAGATGCTGAATTGTTTGATTTAACCGAAGATTATCGATCGCTTTCTAAAATCAAAAGTTTGCTTCTCATCACGGAGAACCCTCTGGATGGGTTACAATTAAAACGATTGCAAAATTTGTCCCAAGATGATTTATCATTGGTTAATTTGGTTTTTAATCAGCCAATCATAGATCAGGATGGAGATGCGTTGACAGGTACAGCGGCAAATGAGAATTTAATTATTGGCTACAAACAGGTGGAAACGTTTCTCATGAAGATGGAGGACAAGCTAAACAGACAGTATTGTATTtag